The Muribaculum intestinale genome includes the window GTACGACAATCTCCAACTCATTGACAGAGTTGTATCTATTGTTCAAGTATCTGCGTCCGAAAGAACTTGAAAGGCAGGAGATAAGGTGTTTCGACGCTTGGGCGGCAATATTCGCCAAGAAGACTACCGACTTCGAGTTCAATGTTACCAACAATCTGGTACAGAAGGAGCGTTTTCGCTACTTCATCAAGGTGCCGGAGTTGGCAGCCTTTTACAACGAAATCACGGACTATAGAACCGCAGAAGATGTGGGTGTTGACCGACCGATGAAGAATGAGATTCTCCATAACATCCCTCCGACAAAGGAGCAGGAGGTTTTCATTCAGAAACTTATGGAGTTTGCCAAAAGTGGCGATGCCACAATCTTAGGTCGTGCGCCATTGTCAGACACCGAGGAGAAGGCGAAGATGCTCATAGCCACCGACTATGCCCGAAAGATGGCTCTCGACATGAGAATGATTGACCCCAGTTATTCCGATGATCCGAACAACAAGGCCAGCCATTGCGCCAAGATGATTTCTCAGTATTACCATAAATATGATGAGCAGCGCGGGACTCAGTTTGTATTTTCCGACCTTGGGACATACAAGCCCGGCGAATGGAACTTCTATTCGGAGGTCAAGCGCAAACTCATTGAGGACTATGGCATACCGCCGCATGAAATCCGCTTCATTCAGGAGTGCAAGACTGAGCGGTCAAGAAAGGCTGTGATTCAGGCGACCAACGACGGTGATGTTCGTGTCCTGTTCGGCTCTACCTCAATGCTTGGCACCGGAGTCAACGCCCAGAAAAGGTGTGTCGCAATTCATCATACCGATACACCTTGGCGCCCAAGTGATCTGGAACAGCGCAACGGTCGAGGAGTCCGTGCAGGCAACGAGATTGCCAAACTATATGCTGACAACAAAGTGGATGTAATCATCTATGCAGTAGAGAAATCGCTGGACTCCTACAAGTTCAACCTTCTTCATTGTAAGGCCACTTTCATTGCGCAGTTGAAATCCGGAGCGCTCGGAGCGAGAACTATTGACGAAGGTGCTATGGATGAGAAATCAGGCATGAATTTCTCTGAGTATATGGCTATCCTCTCCGGCAATACAGACCTGTTGGATAAAGCCAAGTTGGAGAAACGCATCGCGTCACTGGAGAGTGAGCGTAAATCCTTTGGAAAGGGCCGTGCTGATGCCGAGTTCCGTCTGAGTACCATTTCCCATGATATTCAAAACAACGAAGCGGCTATGGAGCGGATGAAGGCGGACTATGAAAAATATTCCTCCGTAGTCCAGCGAGATAAGGATGGCAACCCCGTCAACAACCTCACTGTTGATGGCTGCAAGTTCAAGGACGAGCAGAATATGGGAGTTCACCTGCAAGGGCTGGCACAGCGTACCGACACCCACGGACAATATCAGCGTGTTGGTGAGGTCTATGGCTTCCCAATCTCCATTATATCAGAGCATACCCTGATTGACGGTCGTGAGGGAGTGCAGAACCGCTTCGTTGTCGAAGGCTCATATAAATACAAGTACAACAACGGCTTCATTGCCATGAGCGACACTCACGCCGCCTGTATGAATTTTGTCAACGCACTGGAGAAAATCCCCGGCATAGTTGAGCAATATGAGGAGCGCACCGCCAAACTCAAAGCCGATGTCCCAATCTTGGAAGGCATTGTCGCCAAGCAATGGGGCAAAGAGGAGGAGTTGAAGCAGCTCAAATCCGAACTCGCCAGCCTCGACCGCAAGATAACTGCGGAACTGAAACCCAGCGATACTGAGGAAGCCGCCCGTGCCAAAGTAGTCACGCCGACAAAAGGCAACGGAGAGCTACTCGATGAACCTGCACCGTCTCAGAGTCAGGACTCCAAGAAGTCAATGGTGGCAGAGCCGACAACCATATACAAAGAACGGGAACCGTTAAGTTCCCGCATCATAATTGGTGGTTGTGGCATAACTCCCCCCGGAGGGTTCCGCGCCGCCGGCCCGAAATTGTAGATAAATTGAATGGCGACACTCTTGAAAAATAGAGCGTCGCCATTCAATTCCTTATCTATAATCCTTTGAAATACCTTCTGCCTTCATCCACGCATATAGAGTTGTACGATTGATTTCGAGCAGTTTAGCCGCCTGTGCTTTATTTCCCTTCGTGTGCTGTAAGGCTTTGGTGACACGATACCTTCGGGAGTGATGGCTGACTTCTTTTTCTGTCTCATACAATGTAATATCATCCTTGCCAATGGTGTCGCCTCTGTATTCAGAACATGCACGGACAATAGTGCTGTATAATTCGCGGACATTGCTGACCCAGATGTGATTATTCAATTTGTTGATAGCCCCTTTTGTCAAACGGGGGACACTTAATCCATTTTCGGCGCAATACTGTTTTATGAAGCATTCTGCAAGTGGAATCACATCATCAAGACAATCTGATAGGGGTGGAACTCGCAATACATTACTATGTATGCAATGATATAATGCTTCCGAAAATTCACCGGCTCTTACTTTTTCAGCGAGATCAACATTTGTCGAGAATATTATACGACCTGAGAATTTTACCTCTTTCGTGAGGTTCTGCGGTGTGAAAACGCCTCGTTGGATAACAGTTGCAAGAACTTCCTGAACATGGATAGGAAGGTGGCATACCTCATGGATAAACAGCGTTCCTCTGTTGGCCTGAGCCAATAACCCTTGTTGGTTGCGGTAGAGAGGATGCTTGATACCTAATTCTTTTCCACGGAATATATCCATTGTTTCCGCTGCGCTCATGTAATGGGCACATTCCGCAACGATGAATGGTTCAGAACGACGAGGGCTGTTATCGTGTATGAGTCTTGCTATGGCACTTTTGCCTACGCCATGAGGCCCGGCAAGCAGTAATGTGGCATCTGAACTACATTCAGCAATGATTCTCTTGGAGCATCCCTGAAATCCTCCGCTTTTACGCTCAAACCATCTTTTCCCGTTCTTATGCAACTCTTCGATAGCAAGTGTGAGCTTGTCTATTACAAGCGAGTCGAAATAGAAAAGATGGTCTGCACCGAGCTTATACACCTTATTATATAGCTCGACACATTGATTTTTTGCGATTCCAACTTTCTTGATACCTAAAATAGTATCATTTGTCCATTCCAATAGTTTCATTCCATCGCAATCTTTGTCTGCGACTGCCACAACAAGCATACTGAAATCATTTCTTTCGAGTATCCTTTTTGCATCGCTGACACTATTGGTAGTCTGTACTTTTGTCCCCGTTTTGGAAAATACCTCTTCCAGCTTCTTGCCATCCTCTATCCGGGAACTATAGATGAGAAGGCGCCGACTACTCGGTGGATCATTGTCTATATTCATAAGACTATTTTGGGTTGTGATTAGAAATTCATCCATAATAACAAATGTATATAGGGTATTTGTTCGCAAATAATCATTGCAAAGTTACTAAATTTCATCCAATTTTAAGTCATGTTGCTTAGATAAATACATACTTAATCGCAGTCATAAAATGTTGAATATACAACACAGTGTATAACAAAAACAACACTTTTAACAATTTAATAAAAGACATATAGACTCATATTTACGCAGTTAATATATTGGATAATAAGCAACTAAAAATAAATTCAATTTCACGGCGAACCATTTTCAATAAAACGAATTAAGGATTGGCGTAACACAAAACGACAAATGATATGGAAATATTTACCCTCCTGAACGCCAAGTTCTTTCTCCAGTTGGAAGATGGCGATGAAGACAACATCAAGGCACACTATTCAGATATGAGAGCCGAACTTGTGGAATATGCTCACAGCAACACCCATTGGCGAGTAATACACACGGGGTTGTCAATATTCATTTCCGAAGTGGCTGAAATACTTGGCTATGCTAAGGGCTTGTTGAGCCGTTATGCAAAGCGTATCCTTGAAATAGCCAAATGTCTGCTCAATCAGATTGAGATGGCTGTATCAGCGAAAATAGCATTAGACCCTGTCACTGAAAATAAAGAAGTGCAGGAAACTACGGCAGAAGTTACTTTTACAGGCAATTATGCAGACTTCTGTGAACTCATACACCTTATAATTGCTTGCAAACTCATCAACGGCGGAAGTAAAGCGACACAGCAGCATATTAAAAAAGGTCTCCATTCCCTTTTTGGTCTGGAATTCGACCCGAAGAAATACCAAAATGCAAGAGACGGAATAAAACGCCGTTGTCCGGCCAAAGGTAGCCGCGTTACTTACTTCCTCGACAGCATGGTGGATGTAGTAAATGCCGAGCTTGCAGCATGATAGTATGCTTAGACGCTGATACTTGCTTATGGTTTTGAGTGTAATGAGAGAAATATATATCTGAATTTCAGTAAAGATAAGACATTTGAAACAATAAAACATCAGCACTTATCCGATGCTTACAATGCCCGAGAAAAGCCGCAGTAACTTTGCATCGTAAAACTTAAACAACACCCGATATGAATACTTCACCACCTCCTCAATATCCGGAGTCCGAACCATTCAAGAAATGGATCATGGACGCAGTAGGAACAATGGTATTTCTTCTCGGCTCAATGACAGAGTCTTTGAAAGAAATAGCCGAAAAGTCCGGTAAAGCCAAGCTGAAATACAAAGGCAAAGAGATAATAATGCTTGAAGACCTCGCCATAGGTCTCAACAAAAGTCCGAGGACATTCCGGCGACTTCGTGCTGAGAAGAAAATCAGTTATTGGTCAAGCAAAGACGGACACACTGTCTTTGTAACACAAGACCAGTTCGATGATTACATCACCAACAATTTTGTTCCCAACGAAATTGAAGATGAATCAACCGCACCCCAGAGATAATTATCGCGCCGCAAGTCCGGCGTAATGTTTAACCAAATAATTTTAATGGAACAAAACAAAGAACAGCAACAATCTGAAGTGCTGATTGCCCGCAACAACGAAACAGGGCAGGTCGGCGCAGTCGTGGGACAGAATCCCGACGGCACCCCGAAAATGGCGGATGTAAAATCCGCGAAGCTCAGTGACCTTGTGAAATTTTCCAAAGGTCAGAATCCCCTCGAAGCCTTCATGTCGAACTTCATCCGACAGGCAAAGAACCCTTCGCTATTCGGTTTCTTCAAGATTCCTGAAACTGAATTCGACAAAATCGGCCCGGCAATGTCCGATATGCTCCAAGACCCTGTGGCTAACGCCGACCTCCTTAAACCATTTGAGGTTGACACCAAATCAATGGCAAAGGAACAGACGGTTACTGAACAGCATGACCAGACTCCGGCAAAGGAGACTTCGACCGCAATCAAGATGGCACCGGTTGACCCCAACAAAGTTGACTGGGACACCATCGAAAAACAATGGGGCATCAAGAGAGATGACCTCGAAAAATCCGGAGCAATGCAGCAGATTGTATATAACCACAAGTCTCCGCAGCTTTTTACCGTGAGACCGGAAATCGGCGGCGAGAAATTCGAGGCACAGGCCCGGCTCTCGTTCAAGTCCAATCCTGACGGCAGTTTTACCCTCACGCCTCATTTCGTGAAGCACGAGCCTCAGCTCGACAAAGCCTATAAAGGCTATACCTTCACGGACGAGGACAAGGCTCAGCTCCGCAAGACAGGAAATCTGGGCAGACCTGTTGACCTCACCGACCCGAAAACCGGGGAGGTCAAGAAGTCGCTCGTCAGCATCGACCGTCTCACCAATGAGATTGAAAGTATCCCCATGGATAAAATCTACATCAAGAACAAGGTCGCCAACATCGAACTTGACATGAAGCAGATCGGCATCCTCAAAGACGGAGGCATAATCAGAGAGCAGCATATCGAACTGCCCAACGGACGGAAGTTTACCGCCGACCTTCAGTACAATGCCGACAAGCGCGATGTGGTTTTCGTCAACTCGGAACAATACCGCCAGAAGCGGGAGCAATCTCAGGAACAGGGTGGACAGCAGTACAACTCATGGCTCGACAAGGAGGGCAACATCAAGAACCTCACCAAATGGAAAGGTGTGCCGCTCTCCGAAACCGCCCAAGCTGACTATCGTGCCGGCAAACAGATTATGGTAGG containing:
- a CDS encoding sigma-54-dependent transcriptional regulator — protein: MDEFLITTQNSLMNIDNDPPSSRRLLIYSSRIEDGKKLEEVFSKTGTKVQTTNSVSDAKRILERNDFSMLVVAVADKDCDGMKLLEWTNDTILGIKKVGIAKNQCVELYNKVYKLGADHLFYFDSLVIDKLTLAIEELHKNGKRWFERKSGGFQGCSKRIIAECSSDATLLLAGPHGVGKSAIARLIHDNSPRRSEPFIVAECAHYMSAAETMDIFRGKELGIKHPLYRNQQGLLAQANRGTLFIHEVCHLPIHVQEVLATVIQRGVFTPQNLTKEVKFSGRIIFSTNVDLAEKVRAGEFSEALYHCIHSNVLRVPPLSDCLDDVIPLAECFIKQYCAENGLSVPRLTKGAINKLNNHIWVSNVRELYSTIVRACSEYRGDTIGKDDITLYETEKEVSHHSRRYRVTKALQHTKGNKAQAAKLLEINRTTLYAWMKAEGISKDYR
- a CDS encoding DUF4099 domain-containing protein; translated protein: MEQNKEQQQSEVLIARNNETGQVGAVVGQNPDGTPKMADVKSAKLSDLVKFSKGQNPLEAFMSNFIRQAKNPSLFGFFKIPETEFDKIGPAMSDMLQDPVANADLLKPFEVDTKSMAKEQTVTEQHDQTPAKETSTAIKMAPVDPNKVDWDTIEKQWGIKRDDLEKSGAMQQIVYNHKSPQLFTVRPEIGGEKFEAQARLSFKSNPDGSFTLTPHFVKHEPQLDKAYKGYTFTDEDKAQLRKTGNLGRPVDLTDPKTGEVKKSLVSIDRLTNEIESIPMDKIYIKNKVANIELDMKQIGILKDGGIIREQHIELPNGRKFTADLQYNADKRDVVFVNSEQYRQKREQSQEQGGQQYNSWLDKEGNIKNLTKWKGVPLSETAQADYRAGKQIMVGEIPDRNGNPCTVYLQFDPEKQRPKQTYVYPDKEKVVGIASESKTQYAVNNEGKTNEPTKGVKEPLQRGQTEPKNEEQKKQQKPKGPKL